One Methylomonas sp. LL1 DNA window includes the following coding sequences:
- a CDS encoding alpha-amylase domain-containing protein: MQKSIYFWLLGLLFISHGVLANPWNGKVVFQGFWWGAENQNYPQDWYTYLAKLAPRLRDMGFDGIWIPSPSKGWQGSNDMGYGIYDHYDLGDKNQKNTVATRFGSKDSLLRFIAVAHANGLDVYPDVVLNHVIGGDFDTNAPGDKYKKFRLVGYAGQQSGRWPKDHWNFHPNPDHDCNSGDICGTLLGADICFLGNQQGGGGNGQYMLDKAREWLVWFKKQTDADGFRLDAVKHFPAFVVEDVLYNAMGPGNNYFCAGEFVSGANQLDQWADATQNRCGTFDFSLRNGLAAMVDGGGFFDMSSLPDMQQKNRLKTSPFLNNHDTWKGAFWDSATTSSTQHDDRSGDWRQSNDEILPTIDPDNPRSQIAYAAAFSVDGSPTVYFEDLFVNYGPNRFKADPAAIAARDYLVNIIWAHQKLDFKDAAYKVRYRNSADLLVIERSGKALIGLNDSGTETLNAWVQTDFGTQVTLHNYTASDSGDLRTNQDGWVQVSVPPMSYAIWAPTGVVGGFAPASRRTTQEFQMDDDLGDSSPNSPGYGGKLCSGGLRTGGAVWAAANTNIKVELYTESQQNAEISVFLPDNNGQPQTTQGSQTQQGNATNSSPLTLAFNTDREGYHRISAHLSGSNSACVKGFLKVNYQAPSTSDKF, translated from the coding sequence ATGCAAAAATCAATTTATTTTTGGTTGCTCGGACTCCTTTTCATCAGTCACGGCGTCCTAGCCAACCCTTGGAATGGCAAGGTGGTGTTCCAGGGCTTTTGGTGGGGGGCCGAGAATCAAAACTACCCTCAGGATTGGTACACCTACCTGGCCAAACTCGCCCCCCGCTTACGCGATATGGGCTTTGACGGTATCTGGATTCCGTCGCCCAGCAAAGGCTGGCAAGGCAGTAATGATATGGGCTATGGCATCTACGATCATTACGATCTGGGCGACAAGAATCAAAAAAACACGGTCGCCACCCGTTTTGGCAGTAAAGACAGTTTGCTACGCTTTATTGCCGTCGCTCATGCAAACGGCCTGGATGTCTATCCCGACGTTGTGCTGAACCATGTCATCGGCGGAGACTTTGACACCAATGCCCCCGGCGATAAATATAAAAAATTTCGCTTAGTCGGCTATGCGGGCCAGCAAAGCGGACGCTGGCCCAAGGACCATTGGAATTTCCATCCCAATCCCGATCACGACTGTAACAGTGGCGACATTTGCGGCACCTTGCTCGGTGCGGACATCTGTTTTCTTGGCAACCAACAGGGTGGCGGCGGCAACGGTCAATATATGCTGGATAAAGCCAGGGAATGGCTAGTTTGGTTCAAAAAACAGACGGATGCCGACGGATTCCGCCTGGATGCCGTCAAGCATTTTCCGGCCTTTGTGGTCGAGGATGTCCTTTATAACGCCATGGGGCCAGGCAACAACTATTTCTGTGCCGGTGAGTTTGTTTCGGGCGCCAACCAACTGGATCAATGGGCCGACGCTACCCAAAACCGATGCGGCACCTTCGACTTTTCCTTACGCAACGGTCTGGCGGCCATGGTCGATGGCGGCGGTTTTTTTGATATGAGTTCCCTACCCGATATGCAGCAAAAAAACCGTTTAAAAACCTCGCCTTTCCTGAATAATCATGACACCTGGAAGGGCGCGTTCTGGGATTCGGCCACCACTTCGTCCACTCAACATGATGACAGAAGCGGCGATTGGCGCCAAAGCAACGATGAAATTTTACCGACTATCGACCCGGACAACCCGAGGTCGCAAATCGCCTATGCCGCTGCGTTTTCAGTAGACGGCAGTCCAACCGTCTATTTCGAGGACTTGTTCGTCAATTACGGCCCCAATCGTTTCAAAGCCGACCCTGCGGCGATAGCAGCACGCGATTATCTGGTCAACATCATCTGGGCGCATCAAAAACTGGATTTTAAAGACGCCGCCTACAAGGTCCGCTATCGCAACTCGGCGGACTTGCTGGTGATCGAGCGCAGTGGCAAGGCCTTGATAGGCTTAAACGACAGCGGCACCGAGACGCTAAACGCCTGGGTGCAAACGGATTTCGGCACACAAGTTACCCTGCATAATTACACTGCTTCCGACAGTGGCGACCTCCGCACCAACCAGGATGGCTGGGTTCAAGTCAGTGTTCCGCCGATGAGCTACGCCATTTGGGCGCCAACCGGTGTTGTAGGCGGCTTTGCTCCAGCCTCGCGCCGAACTACGCAGGAATTCCAAATGGATGATGATTTGGGCGATTCCAGCCCGAATTCACCCGGTTATGGCGGAAAATTATGCAGCGGTGGTTTGCGTACTGGTGGCGCGGTATGGGCCGCGGCAAATACTAATATTAAGGTAGAGCTATATACAGAGAGCCAACAAAATGCCGAAATTTCTGTCTTCCTACCCGACAATAACGGTCAACCACAAACCACTCAAGGCAGCCAAACCCAGCAAGGCAATGCCACCAATTCCAGCCCGTTAACGTTGGCATTTAATACGGATCGCGAGGGCTATCACCGAATATCTGCCCACTTAAGTGGGAGCAATTCAGCCTGCGTGAAGGGATTTTTAAAAGTCAACTATCAAGCCCCCTCCACCTCGGATAAGTTTTGA
- a CDS encoding histidine triad nucleotide-binding protein has protein sequence MTDCLFCKMVSGEIKPDVVFEDDQVLAFRDIHPQAPMHVLIVPKRHVANLNGLDDALLGGQLLQTAAKIAEQQGYAESGYRTVFNCNDDGGQTVHHLHLHVLGGRRMTWPPG, from the coding sequence ATGACAGACTGTCTGTTTTGCAAAATGGTAAGCGGCGAGATCAAGCCGGATGTGGTTTTTGAAGACGACCAAGTGTTGGCCTTTCGGGATATTCACCCGCAGGCGCCGATGCATGTGTTGATCGTACCCAAGCGGCATGTGGCTAATTTGAACGGGCTGGACGATGCCTTGCTGGGCGGGCAATTGCTGCAAACCGCCGCCAAAATCGCCGAGCAACAAGGTTATGCCGAAAGCGGTTACCGCACTGTGTTTAATTGCAACGACGATGGCGGGCAGACCGTGCATCATCTGCATTTACATGTGCTGGGCGGCAGACGCATGACTTGGCCGCCGGGCTGA
- the rsgA gene encoding ribosome small subunit-dependent GTPase A has protein sequence MASLSEGLVIAHLGKGIAVELGDQIILCQTLRKLDTVVVGDRVMISQPSPDQGRIEQLLPRRSVLQRPSRGEQIRPVAANLDTIFVVFAAEPDCDFLLLDQYLAICENCNIDAALVFNKIDLPHRESVELELKNYQALNYRLYRVSANQRLGIDDIKQDLRGQTSMFAGQSGVGKSSLTNTLLPDKTLKINSVSETTRHGRHTTTAATLYHLPGGGDLIDSPGVAIFGLAGLSEAQLAWGYREFHPFIGKCRFNDCRHLNDKDCAVREAAENGSIPFSRYQRFLKLREKMPPANRN, from the coding sequence ATGGCATCGCTCAGCGAAGGATTGGTTATCGCCCATCTCGGCAAGGGTATCGCCGTCGAACTGGGCGACCAGATCATACTCTGCCAGACCCTGCGAAAACTGGATACGGTAGTAGTCGGCGACAGGGTGATGATTTCGCAGCCCTCGCCCGATCAAGGACGCATCGAACAATTGTTACCCCGGCGTTCCGTGCTGCAACGCCCCAGCCGAGGCGAACAAATCAGGCCGGTGGCGGCCAATCTCGATACGATTTTCGTGGTGTTCGCCGCCGAGCCGGATTGCGATTTCCTATTGCTGGATCAGTATCTGGCCATCTGCGAAAACTGCAATATCGATGCCGCACTGGTGTTCAACAAGATCGATCTGCCCCACCGCGAATCGGTCGAACTGGAGTTGAAAAACTACCAAGCTTTGAATTATCGCTTATATAGAGTCAGCGCGAACCAGCGACTCGGTATCGACGATATAAAACAGGACTTGCGCGGACAGACCAGTATGTTTGCCGGCCAATCCGGGGTAGGAAAATCCTCGTTGACCAATACGCTGCTGCCGGACAAAACCCTTAAAATCAACAGCGTCTCCGAAACCACCCGCCACGGCCGCCATACCACCACCGCCGCCACACTCTATCATTTACCCGGCGGCGGCGATTTGATCGACAGCCCCGGCGTGGCGATTTTCGGTTTGGCGGGTTTATCGGAAGCGCAACTGGCCTGGGGCTACCGCGAGTTTCATCCCTTTATAGGCAAATGCCGATTTAACGACTGCCGCCATCTCAACGACAAGGACTGCGCCGTGCGCGAGGCTGCTGAAAACGGCTCGATTCCGTTCAGCCGTTATCAGCGTTTTCTGAAGCTCCGCGAGAAAATGCCACCTGCCAACCGTAACTAA
- a CDS encoding methyltransferase domain-containing protein, with translation MYTVEPNQDYRDQSLRHNTELSREELKSDATKHYDECYRDYLFAWCNRDNLALHYGYWDETKPYDQHRALLNKNQVLYEKAGIQPGDKVLDAGCGIGGSSIWMAKHYHNQVTGITISAKQADYAGQHARRHGVSELVNFEVADFCQTPFADESFDAVWALESSCHALNKADFLREAWRVLKTGGRLVVCDGFLLQRQFNEQQWRAVVTCLNGWAVPNLCSRDEFTQLLQTQAFQSIQCHDITDQTLPSADYMYKVAKRLQPVQKFSQWLGLRTQAQTANYLVGLAQHQLFSEKLTEYLIFTARK, from the coding sequence ATGTATACCGTAGAACCCAATCAGGATTATCGCGATCAAAGCCTGCGCCACAATACCGAACTTTCCAGAGAAGAACTCAAGTCCGATGCCACCAAACATTATGATGAGTGCTATCGGGACTATCTGTTCGCCTGGTGCAACCGGGACAATTTAGCGCTGCATTATGGTTATTGGGATGAAACCAAACCTTACGACCAGCATCGGGCCTTATTGAACAAAAACCAGGTTTTATATGAAAAAGCCGGCATTCAACCCGGCGATAAAGTCTTGGATGCGGGTTGCGGTATTGGCGGCAGCAGCATCTGGATGGCCAAACACTATCATAATCAAGTGACCGGCATCACCATCAGCGCCAAGCAAGCCGACTATGCCGGCCAGCATGCGCGCAGGCATGGAGTTTCGGAATTGGTCAACTTTGAAGTGGCCGATTTTTGCCAAACACCTTTTGCCGATGAAAGTTTCGATGCCGTCTGGGCCTTGGAAAGCTCGTGCCACGCCTTGAATAAAGCCGACTTTTTACGGGAAGCCTGGCGGGTATTGAAAACGGGTGGGCGTTTGGTTGTATGTGACGGATTTTTACTGCAACGCCAGTTTAACGAACAACAATGGCGAGCCGTGGTAACCTGTTTGAATGGTTGGGCGGTACCTAACCTGTGTTCGCGAGATGAATTTACCCAACTTCTGCAGACACAAGCTTTTCAATCGATTCAATGCCACGACATCACCGATCAGACTCTGCCGTCCGCCGATTATATGTACAAAGTCGCCAAACGCTTACAGCCTGTGCAGAAATTCAGCCAGTGGCTAGGATTGCGTACCCAGGCGCAAACTGCTAACTATCTGGTTGGATTGGCACAGCATCAATTATTCAGTGAAAAATTGACCGAATATTTGATATTCACCGCGCGGAAGTAA
- the orn gene encoding oligoribonuclease, which translates to MAQDADNLIWIDLEMTGLDPDKDLIIEIATVVTDKNLNILAEGPVLAVHQSDAVLAAMDDWNQKHHGESGLIQRVKDSSINEAGAETLTLEFLRQWLPANASPICGNSICQDRRFLYRHMPNLEAFFHYRNLDVSTVKELASRWAPQIKDGFSKKASHKALDDILESIGELKYYREHFFKF; encoded by the coding sequence ATGGCTCAGGACGCTGACAATCTTATTTGGATCGATCTGGAAATGACCGGACTCGATCCGGACAAGGATTTGATTATCGAAATTGCCACGGTCGTCACCGATAAAAACCTGAATATCCTGGCGGAGGGGCCGGTGTTGGCCGTGCATCAATCGGACGCGGTTTTGGCGGCGATGGATGACTGGAATCAGAAACACCATGGTGAATCCGGTTTGATCCAGCGTGTGAAGGATTCAAGCATTAACGAAGCCGGTGCCGAAACACTAACCTTGGAGTTTTTGCGGCAATGGCTGCCTGCCAATGCGTCACCGATTTGCGGCAACAGTATTTGTCAGGATAGGCGTTTTCTATATCGACACATGCCAAACTTGGAAGCGTTTTTTCATTACCGCAACCTGGATGTGTCCACTGTCAAGGAATTGGCCAGCCGCTGGGCGCCACAAATCAAGGACGGTTTCAGTAAAAAAGCCTCGCATAAGGCCCTGGACGATATTTTGGAATCCATCGGCGAGCTGAAATATTATCGAGAGCATTTTTTCAAATTTTAA
- a CDS encoding cupin domain-containing protein, with amino-acid sequence MQILHTDSIFQVPPGTSPDYNRGNSLLKLMGLMERTQLAAEREFYLTEHLQYLFPYDFLELYGPAGSDGNITAPEQQDNKEDFQKQNIRDFRATDTSLLRGWVAVGDTVIPFVRISYRSGPDSLLSQAANHNLGANIKLYLRVGNLQTSQYIVVPYNEVSDSYAVELWGFSGPNLRNLLDAKGRDAFDRGELIARGDLIKGTLADFNRNGLDNRNMFDVSPDNSMHPIKPLHLELAWTSNDESAWDSKSGANYQYEFSMILRGWDNFLGVGISPNPHGGVGFLEFRNLLSNYFAYSNSRELERKLEPWNFDAHGRKDHNNITEKFMAVDYMDLHIMKPNCGIGLHRHRDNQEIFLMMEGSGFMVVGDWAKPDNRERCFEIRTLRAGHFAMLKGGNLHGLMNPSDEDLSLFMFGGYD; translated from the coding sequence ATGCAAATTCTTCATACAGACAGCATATTCCAAGTCCCTCCCGGCACCAGCCCCGACTACAATCGCGGCAATTCGCTGCTGAAATTGATGGGCTTAATGGAAAGAACGCAATTGGCGGCGGAACGAGAGTTCTATCTGACCGAACATTTGCAATACTTATTTCCCTACGACTTCCTGGAACTCTATGGTCCGGCCGGTTCGGACGGCAATATAACCGCTCCGGAACAGCAAGATAATAAGGAAGACTTCCAAAAACAAAATATTCGCGATTTTCGCGCCACCGATACCTCGCTGCTCAGAGGCTGGGTTGCCGTCGGCGATACCGTCATTCCCTTCGTTCGTATCAGTTACCGCAGCGGTCCCGATTCGCTGCTGTCGCAAGCAGCCAATCATAACCTCGGCGCCAATATCAAGCTGTACCTGCGCGTTGGCAATCTCCAGACCAGCCAATACATTGTGGTTCCCTATAACGAAGTAAGCGACTCCTACGCAGTTGAATTATGGGGCTTTTCCGGACCCAATTTGCGGAACTTGTTGGACGCAAAGGGAAGGGACGCGTTCGACCGCGGCGAATTGATAGCCCGTGGCGATTTAATCAAGGGAACGCTGGCCGACTTTAACCGGAATGGCCTGGATAACCGGAATATGTTCGATGTCAGCCCCGACAATTCCATGCATCCGATCAAACCCTTGCATCTCGAACTGGCATGGACCAGCAACGACGAAAGCGCATGGGACTCAAAATCCGGGGCCAATTATCAATACGAATTCAGCATGATTCTGCGCGGCTGGGACAACTTTTTAGGAGTCGGCATCAGCCCGAATCCGCATGGTGGAGTCGGTTTTCTGGAATTTAGGAACTTGCTGTCGAACTATTTCGCTTATTCAAACAGCAGGGAATTGGAACGAAAGCTTGAACCCTGGAACTTCGACGCGCACGGGCGTAAGGACCACAACAATATCACCGAAAAATTCATGGCGGTTGATTACATGGACCTACATATCATGAAACCCAATTGCGGGATTGGCTTACATCGGCACCGGGATAATCAGGAAATCTTCCTAATGATGGAAGGTTCCGGCTTTATGGTCGTCGGCGACTGGGCCAAACCGGACAACCGGGAACGTTGTTTTGAAATCAGAACCCTTAGGGCCGGCCATTTTGCCATGTTGAAAGGCGGCAATTTACACGGTTTGATGAACCCGAGCGATGAAGATCTTTCGTTATTCATGTTCGGGGGTTATGACTAG
- the purD gene encoding phosphoribosylamine--glycine ligase translates to MRILIVGSGGREHALAWKAKQSPKVTQVFVAPGNAGTALEADIENVAIQVEDIDGLLNFAQARDIALTIIGPEVPLVKGIVDAFSAAGLACFGPTAQAAQLEGSKSFCKDFMARHSIPTADYETFTDTEQAIAYIQRKGAPIVVKADGLAAGKGVIVAQTEQQAIDAVQDMLSGNSFGEAGHRVVIEEFLAGEEASFIVIADGLHALPMATSQDHKARDNGDQGPNTGGMGAYSPAPIVTPEIHQRVMDEVIYPTLKGMRDDGNEYTGFLYAGLMIGKNGSIKVLEYNCRFGDPETQPIMMRLKSDLVELCQAALNKTLDQIGTEWDERPALGVVMAAGGYPDEYAKGHVISGLPSGDSEDGKIFHAGTRQQDGHIVTAGGRVLCACALGETIAEAQQKAYQLCKPIDWQDVYYRTDIGFKAIG, encoded by the coding sequence ATGAGAATTCTGATCGTCGGCAGCGGCGGCCGTGAGCACGCACTGGCCTGGAAGGCCAAACAATCCCCGAAAGTCACCCAGGTATTCGTCGCCCCCGGCAATGCCGGCACCGCGCTGGAAGCGGACATCGAAAACGTCGCCATCCAGGTTGAAGACATCGACGGCCTGTTGAATTTCGCCCAGGCCCGCGACATCGCCTTGACCATCATCGGCCCTGAAGTACCGCTGGTCAAAGGCATCGTCGATGCGTTTAGCGCTGCCGGCCTGGCTTGCTTCGGACCGACCGCGCAAGCCGCGCAACTGGAAGGCTCGAAATCGTTCTGCAAGGATTTCATGGCCCGCCACAGCATTCCCACCGCCGATTATGAAACTTTTACCGATACCGAACAGGCGATTGCCTATATCCAACGCAAGGGCGCGCCCATCGTGGTCAAAGCCGACGGTCTGGCGGCCGGTAAAGGCGTGATCGTGGCCCAAACCGAACAACAAGCGATAGACGCCGTGCAAGACATGCTGTCCGGCAACAGCTTCGGCGAAGCCGGCCATCGCGTCGTGATCGAAGAATTTCTGGCCGGCGAGGAAGCCAGCTTCATCGTCATCGCCGACGGTCTGCACGCCTTGCCGATGGCCACTTCGCAGGATCACAAGGCCCGCGACAACGGCGACCAAGGACCCAACACCGGCGGCATGGGTGCGTACTCCCCTGCCCCCATCGTCACGCCGGAAATTCATCAACGGGTGATGGACGAAGTCATCTATCCAACCCTGAAAGGCATGCGCGATGACGGCAACGAATACACCGGTTTCCTGTACGCCGGTTTGATGATAGGCAAAAACGGCAGCATCAAAGTTCTGGAATACAACTGCCGCTTCGGCGACCCGGAAACCCAGCCTATCATGATGCGCTTGAAAAGCGATCTGGTAGAACTATGCCAAGCGGCTTTAAATAAAACCCTGGACCAGATCGGCACCGAATGGGACGAACGACCCGCCTTGGGCGTGGTGATGGCGGCCGGCGGCTATCCGGACGAATACGCCAAGGGCCACGTTATCAGCGGCTTACCAAGCGGCGACAGCGAAGACGGCAAAATCTTTCATGCCGGCACCCGCCAACAAGATGGCCACATCGTCACCGCCGGCGGCCGGGTGTTATGCGCTTGCGCGCTAGGCGAAACGATAGCCGAAGCCCAACAAAAAGCCTATCAGCTTTGTAAACCCATCGATTGGCAGGACGTTTATTACCGCACCGACATTGGCTTCAAGGCAATCGGCTAA
- the serS gene encoding serine--tRNA ligase: MLDPRLFRSELELVQQQLKRRGIEFDADSYMALESRRKDIQVRTQDLQNERNTRSKAIGQAKAKGEDIQPLLDQVQDLGDQLKAAETELAEIQSELNAIMEGVPNILDESVPAGKSEADNVEIGRWGELPEFDFTPKDHVDLGEPLGMNFELGAKIAGARFVVLAGKLATLQRAIIQLMLDTHINEHGYQETYVPFMANAESLRGTGQLPKFEADLFTVKNDPTFYLIPTAEVPVTNIVRDVIVDAKQMPLKYVCHSPCFRSEAGAYGSDVRGMIRQHQFEKVELVQIVTPELSAQAHEELTGHAEAILKKLNLPYRKVLLCAGDTGFSSSKTYDLEVWLPGQQKYREISSCSNFKDFQARRLQARWRSPETGKPELVHTLNGSGLAAGRTLIAIMENYQNEDGSITVPVALRQYMGGVECIR, encoded by the coding sequence ATGTTAGACCCCCGTTTATTCAGAAGTGAACTGGAATTGGTTCAACAGCAACTCAAAAGACGTGGTATTGAATTCGATGCCGACAGCTATATGGCACTGGAAAGCCGCCGTAAGGATATTCAAGTTAGAACTCAGGATTTGCAAAACGAGCGCAATACCCGCTCAAAAGCGATTGGTCAGGCCAAAGCCAAGGGCGAAGATATTCAGCCTCTGCTGGATCAAGTGCAGGATTTAGGCGATCAATTGAAAGCCGCAGAAACCGAGTTGGCCGAGATTCAGTCGGAATTGAATGCGATCATGGAAGGGGTGCCGAATATTTTGGACGAATCGGTGCCGGCCGGTAAAAGCGAAGCGGATAATGTCGAAATCGGTCGCTGGGGTGAATTGCCGGAATTTGATTTTACCCCAAAAGATCATGTGGATTTGGGCGAACCCTTGGGTATGAATTTTGAATTGGGCGCAAAAATCGCCGGAGCACGCTTCGTGGTGTTGGCTGGTAAGTTGGCTACCCTGCAACGGGCTATCATTCAGTTGATGCTGGATACTCATATTAATGAGCACGGTTATCAGGAAACCTATGTGCCGTTCATGGCCAACGCGGAAAGCTTGCGAGGGACCGGGCAACTGCCTAAGTTCGAAGCGGATTTGTTTACGGTTAAAAACGATCCGACTTTTTATCTGATTCCGACCGCCGAAGTGCCGGTTACCAACATAGTTCGCGATGTGATCGTCGATGCCAAGCAAATGCCGTTGAAATACGTCTGTCATTCACCTTGTTTCCGCAGCGAGGCGGGGGCTTATGGTAGCGACGTGCGTGGCATGATTCGTCAGCATCAATTTGAAAAAGTCGAACTGGTTCAAATCGTTACGCCCGAACTATCGGCGCAAGCGCATGAAGAGTTAACGGGGCATGCGGAAGCGATTCTGAAAAAGCTGAATCTGCCGTATCGAAAAGTGTTGTTGTGCGCGGGCGATACCGGCTTTTCATCATCAAAAACCTATGATCTGGAAGTCTGGTTGCCGGGGCAGCAGAAATACCGGGAGATTTCGTCGTGCAGTAATTTCAAGGACTTTCAGGCTCGCCGGTTGCAGGCGCGTTGGCGTAGTCCCGAAACGGGTAAGCCTGAGTTGGTTCATACCTTAAACGGCTCCGGTCTGGCCGCGGGCAGAACCTTGATTGCAATTATGGAAAACTACCAGAACGAAGACGGCTCGATCACGGTGCCGGTGGCGTTGCGTCAATACATGGGCGGCGTGGAATGCATCCGATAG
- a CDS encoding M48 family metallopeptidase yields the protein MNTFTVIFLFALILSYGIQFWLSARQKSYVAGHREQVPQAFKDRVPLSAHQKAADYTIEKSKLGDIDSGFGMLFLLLITLGGGISLVFDFWSTFELSAMVADIFAVASIFLLMTIIEIPFSLYQTFVIEDKYGFNKNTLPQFAKDQLISLSLTLAIGLPILALILWVMDSIGGLWWLYAWAIIMGFSLLMSWLFPTVIAPLFNKFTPMQDGSLKDRIKSLLERCGFNSQGIFIMDGSRRSGHGNAYFTGLGNNKRIVFFDTLVNSLDEEELEAVLAHELGHFKCKHVIKMLIASSVMTLISFAVLGWLITQDWFFDGLGVSTHSNAAALLLFMLVSPVFTTFMHPISAYFQRKFEFEADEFATRHAQGSKMISGLVKLYEENASTLTPDPLYSAFHYSHPPAAIRIAHIEEKMQSA from the coding sequence ATGAACACCTTTACAGTCATTTTTTTATTCGCGTTAATTCTTTCGTACGGCATTCAATTCTGGCTATCCGCCCGGCAAAAATCCTACGTGGCCGGACATCGCGAGCAAGTGCCACAAGCCTTCAAGGATAGAGTACCGTTATCCGCCCACCAAAAAGCCGCCGATTACACCATCGAAAAAAGCAAACTCGGCGACATCGACAGTGGCTTCGGCATGCTGTTTTTGCTGTTGATCACGCTGGGTGGCGGCATTAGCCTGGTTTTCGATTTTTGGTCAACTTTCGAATTATCCGCGATGGTGGCCGATATTTTTGCGGTAGCCAGCATTTTTCTGCTGATGACAATCATCGAGATTCCATTCAGCCTCTACCAAACCTTTGTCATCGAAGACAAATACGGTTTCAACAAGAACACCCTGCCGCAATTTGCCAAGGACCAGTTAATCTCGCTCAGCCTGACGCTAGCCATCGGCCTGCCGATTTTAGCCCTCATTCTATGGGTAATGGACAGCATAGGCGGCCTCTGGTGGCTGTATGCCTGGGCCATCATCATGGGCTTTTCGTTGTTGATGAGTTGGTTGTTTCCCACCGTGATCGCCCCACTCTTTAACAAATTTACCCCAATGCAGGACGGCAGCCTGAAAGACCGGATTAAAAGCTTGCTGGAACGCTGCGGCTTCAATAGCCAGGGAATCTTCATCATGGACGGTTCGCGCCGTTCCGGTCACGGCAACGCCTATTTCACCGGCCTGGGTAACAACAAACGCATCGTGTTTTTCGACACTTTGGTCAACTCGCTGGATGAAGAGGAACTGGAAGCGGTACTGGCGCACGAACTGGGCCATTTCAAATGCAAGCATGTGATCAAGATGCTGATCGCCTCTTCCGTGATGACCTTGATCAGCTTCGCGGTTTTAGGCTGGTTGATCACGCAAGACTGGTTTTTCGACGGCCTTGGTGTCAGCACCCACTCCAACGCGGCAGCCTTATTGTTGTTCATGCTGGTGTCGCCGGTGTTTACCACCTTCATGCATCCGATCAGCGCTTATTTCCAGCGCAAATTCGAATTCGAAGCCGACGAATTCGCCACCCGCCACGCCCAAGGCAGCAAAATGATCAGCGGTTTGGTCAAACTTTACGAGGAAAACGCCAGCACCCTGACTCCCGATCCGCTTTATTCCGCGTTTCATTACAGCCATCCGCCAGCGGCGATTCGCATCGCGCATATCGAAGAAAAAATGCAGTCCGCCTGA
- a CDS encoding group I truncated hemoglobin, which translates to MSEEQKVSLYERLGGEAAVNAAVDVFYHKVLDDYRINRFFDKTDMSKQVEHLKAFMTVAFGGPNEYTGRSLRDGHARLVNMGLNDSHFDIVMEHFGATLQELNVPADLIGEAAALVESVRGEVLGK; encoded by the coding sequence ATGAGCGAAGAACAAAAAGTCTCACTATATGAGCGGTTGGGTGGTGAAGCGGCAGTCAATGCGGCCGTGGATGTTTTCTATCACAAAGTGCTCGATGACTATCGTATCAATCGTTTTTTCGATAAAACCGATATGTCAAAACAAGTGGAGCATCTGAAAGCCTTTATGACGGTGGCTTTTGGTGGTCCGAATGAGTATACGGGGCGCTCATTGCGCGACGGGCATGCCCGTTTGGTCAATATGGGATTGAACGATAGCCATTTTGACATTGTGATGGAGCATTTTGGCGCAACGTTACAGGAATTGAATGTGCCCGCCGATTTGATCGGAGAAGCTGCCGCATTGGTGGAATCGGTTAGGGGCGAGGTCCTGGGTAAATAG